A stretch of Exiguobacterium sp. BMC-KP DNA encodes these proteins:
- a CDS encoding M23 family metallopeptidase, with protein MKRLLTTMTMTALVVSGFATTSASKVEAATTYKVKVTADGLRVRTGPSTAYKIVGSVNKGQTFNYLGVSGSWTKISYGGASRYVSSTYVKKYSTTTSSKATTGFSRPASGPITQGYGAASGVYGYTFHNGIDIGAPTGTPVYASAAGKVITSRYYGAYGNHIMMTHTVNGIQYTTVYAHLNSRSVSVGQTIAKGSKIGTIGATGNAFGAHLHFEMHRGSYVYSGTSAANSVNPLNYFN; from the coding sequence ATGAAACGTTTACTTACAACAATGACAATGACAGCTTTGGTAGTTTCAGGTTTTGCGACAACGAGTGCTTCGAAAGTTGAAGCTGCAACGACGTATAAAGTAAAGGTCACGGCAGACGGGCTTCGTGTTCGTACAGGTCCATCAACGGCTTATAAAATCGTCGGTAGCGTCAATAAAGGACAAACTTTCAATTATCTTGGTGTTTCCGGTTCATGGACGAAAATTTCTTATGGCGGCGCATCACGCTATGTTTCTTCTACATATGTAAAAAAATACAGTACGACGACTTCGTCAAAAGCAACGACTGGTTTCTCGCGCCCAGCAAGTGGTCCAATCACGCAAGGATACGGTGCAGCTAGCGGTGTTTACGGCTATACATTCCACAACGGCATCGATATCGGTGCTCCAACAGGTACACCTGTCTACGCATCAGCTGCTGGTAAAGTCATTACGTCTCGCTATTACGGTGCATATGGCAATCATATCATGATGACACACACTGTTAACGGCATTCAATATACGACGGTGTATGCACACTTGAACAGTCGCTCTGTCTCAGTCGGACAAACGATTGCTAAGGGGTCGAAAATCGGTACAATTGGCGCAACAGGAAATGCGTTCGGTGCTCACCTCCACTTCGAGATGCATCGCGGATCTTACGTCTATAGCGGAACATCTGCCGCAAACAGTGTTAATCCACTCAATTACTTCAACTAA
- a CDS encoding diacylglycerol/lipid kinase family protein, which yields MSQAMLIINPSSGKELGKKHATLAEETLATRFQTVDVRFTEKEHDATEFARHAAQSNYDAVIAMGGDGTVNEVITGIAEQPHRPTLGIVPLGTVNDLSRALHIPTDPEEAIQILAEAPARPLDIGKYDDHYFMNVIAVGLIAEAVEEVSVEQKTSLGSVAYFIEGLKAFKDHSPYPIEIDSAEKQFDGEAHLLIIALTNSVGGFESFAEDAKVDDGLLHGFIITKLGFFDALQALPKLITGGLSKADQIEHFTTTRVEIRSKEELPINADGDTAGHVPVTVEVLPQHLSVFSPDTSN from the coding sequence TTGTCTCAAGCCATGCTGATCATCAACCCGTCTTCCGGTAAAGAACTTGGAAAAAAACACGCGACGCTCGCTGAAGAAACACTCGCTACTCGTTTTCAAACCGTCGACGTCCGGTTCACGGAAAAAGAACACGACGCGACAGAATTCGCACGTCACGCCGCTCAGTCTAATTACGACGCTGTCATCGCCATGGGAGGTGACGGAACAGTTAATGAAGTCATTACTGGGATCGCTGAGCAACCACATCGCCCAACTCTTGGCATCGTACCACTCGGAACAGTGAACGATTTATCACGCGCTTTACACATTCCGACTGATCCGGAAGAGGCCATTCAGATTCTAGCAGAAGCCCCTGCCCGGCCGCTCGATATCGGTAAGTACGATGACCACTATTTCATGAACGTCATCGCCGTTGGTCTGATCGCAGAAGCTGTCGAAGAGGTTAGCGTCGAACAAAAGACATCGCTCGGATCGGTTGCCTATTTCATTGAAGGTCTGAAAGCCTTTAAAGATCATAGTCCTTATCCAATTGAAATCGATTCTGCTGAGAAGCAGTTCGACGGAGAAGCACACTTGTTGATCATTGCTTTGACAAATTCCGTCGGCGGATTCGAATCGTTTGCTGAAGACGCGAAAGTCGATGATGGACTTTTGCACGGTTTCATTATTACGAAGCTCGGCTTCTTTGATGCGCTTCAAGCGTTACCTAAACTCATTACTGGTGGATTATCAAAGGCAGATCAAATCGAACACTTCACGACGACACGCGTCGAGATTCGTTCAAAAGAAGAATTACCGATCAATGCCGATGGAGATACAGCCGGTCATGTTCCCGTAACTGTTGAAGTACTTCCGCAGCATTTAAGCGTATTCTCGCCAGACACATCAAATTAA
- a CDS encoding alanine/glycine:cation symporter family protein, with the protein MNAIQQVIQGSVDYANNILGAYVLVAVLIGGGIYFTIRTKFIQFTYLKEMFRVTLDKSEQTTDDKGESITSLQSFFIGAATRIGTGNLAGVTIAVTLGGPGAVFWMWMVALLGGATALIESTLAQVYKVRDTKSNAYRGGPAYYIEKGLKNRALGIVFAVLIAVTFGLIFNSVQSNTIAAAFDNAFGINTAVVGAVLVVLTGLVIFGGVHRVAKFSAIVVPIMAGLYLLAALYVVVTNLTELPGVFAMIFKSAFGIEQAFGGSVGAAISLGVRRGLFSNEAGMGSAPNAAAAAEVSHPAKQGFLQTLGVFLDTLIVCTATATIILLSDSYAAGNGEGIGMLQNALSEQFGAIAPPFIALCVFLFAFSSIVGSYYYGETNIEFIKQSPAAVFSFRIATMGFVFIGSVLSLGMVWSFADLFMAGMTLINMTSILLLSGIALKVIKDYQDQRKQGLDPVFSAKALDIENTECWDVEEEARPAAGELPPSQ; encoded by the coding sequence ATGAACGCCATTCAGCAAGTCATTCAAGGAAGTGTCGATTACGCCAACAATATTTTAGGTGCGTACGTGCTAGTTGCCGTATTGATCGGCGGCGGGATCTACTTCACGATCCGAACTAAATTTATCCAGTTTACGTACTTAAAAGAGATGTTCCGGGTCACGCTCGATAAAAGTGAACAAACAACAGACGATAAAGGGGAAAGTATCACTTCTCTCCAGTCGTTCTTCATCGGTGCTGCGACACGGATCGGTACTGGTAACCTTGCTGGTGTCACGATTGCCGTCACACTTGGCGGACCAGGTGCTGTCTTCTGGATGTGGATGGTCGCTCTTCTCGGTGGTGCGACAGCGCTCATCGAAAGTACACTTGCTCAAGTCTATAAAGTACGCGATACGAAATCAAATGCGTACCGTGGTGGTCCTGCCTATTACATCGAAAAGGGCTTAAAAAATCGGGCTCTCGGAATCGTCTTTGCTGTCTTGATTGCCGTTACATTCGGACTTATTTTCAACTCCGTTCAATCAAACACGATCGCCGCTGCTTTTGACAATGCGTTTGGCATCAATACAGCTGTCGTCGGTGCTGTACTTGTCGTCTTGACGGGACTCGTCATTTTTGGTGGCGTTCACCGCGTCGCGAAATTCTCTGCAATCGTCGTTCCCATCATGGCAGGACTTTACTTGCTTGCTGCCCTTTATGTCGTCGTCACGAATCTCACTGAGCTTCCTGGTGTATTCGCAATGATTTTCAAGAGTGCCTTCGGGATCGAGCAAGCATTCGGTGGCTCGGTCGGTGCTGCGATTTCACTCGGTGTTAGACGTGGATTGTTCTCGAACGAAGCTGGTATGGGATCTGCTCCGAACGCCGCTGCTGCTGCTGAAGTCTCACACCCAGCAAAACAAGGTTTCTTGCAAACACTTGGTGTATTCCTTGATACGTTGATCGTCTGTACAGCAACAGCAACGATCATTCTCCTTAGTGATAGTTATGCCGCTGGAAACGGCGAAGGAATCGGCATGTTACAAAACGCACTCTCTGAACAATTCGGCGCAATCGCCCCACCGTTCATCGCACTCTGTGTCTTCTTGTTCGCATTCAGTTCGATTGTAGGTAGTTACTACTATGGTGAAACGAACATTGAGTTCATCAAACAAAGTCCGGCAGCCGTCTTCAGTTTCCGTATTGCGACAATGGGCTTCGTCTTCATCGGATCTGTTCTCAGCCTAGGTATGGTATGGAGCTTTGCCGATTTATTCATGGCAGGTATGACATTAATCAACATGACGTCAATCCTTCTCTTGAGCGGTATTGCCCTCAAAGTCATAAAAGACTACCAGGACCAACGAAAGCAGGGACTCGATCCTGTCTTCTCTGCCAAAGCACTCGATATTGAAAACACGGAATGTTGGGATGTCGAAGAAGAAGCTCGTCCTGCTGCTGGTGAACTTCCACCGTCACAGTAA
- the abc-f gene encoding ribosomal protection-like ABC-F family protein, with protein MICDIQHLTKQFGGETILTDVSLFLNEHDRVGLIGRNGSGKTTLLRLLARLDQPDGGVIYQKSGLTIGYLEQLPVYAETMTGLDVLWTAFDEILSIRSRMQQLEQLMATAPSDLEALLVRYADVTNAFEQKDGYLLDSKIERMVNGLHLRPLLTRPFHQLSGGEQTKICLGRMLLMEPSLLILDEPTNHLDLAAVEWLEQFLRDYTGTVLLVSHDRVFLDAVVTSIVELEDGELTSYTGNYSAFVVERERRLLEQFHAYQEQQKKIKKMKEAIRRLRQWANEASPPSEKLFRKAKSMERALERIERIKRPQLEAKTADVSFTSTDHTSQVVFRAEALSFAYKTRQLFDAISFEIMAQDRIAIVGTNGSGKSTLLSLLLDELSPDAGTLTRGPSNHVGYLSQHAHFEEDARLIDWFRQRIAIPEAEARHILARFLFFGPTVFRSIFSLSGGERVRLQLAVLVHSSINVLILDEPTNHLDIESRETLEEALENFSGTLIAVSHDRYFLNRLFPQILWLENGLTRYHGTYTYAQQKRTEFAASSPLHVTPQKPKRLAQHELEVQIERLERKLAKRECLTDMVSKTIQEKLDDLYEQLLQYG; from the coding sequence ATGATTTGCGACATTCAACACCTGACAAAACAATTTGGAGGCGAAACGATCTTGACAGACGTTTCCCTCTTCTTAAACGAACACGACCGTGTCGGTTTGATCGGACGAAACGGTAGTGGCAAAACGACACTACTTCGCCTACTTGCTCGACTCGACCAGCCGGACGGTGGTGTCATCTATCAAAAGAGTGGTTTGACAATCGGCTACCTGGAACAACTTCCAGTTTACGCCGAAACGATGACCGGACTCGACGTCCTATGGACAGCGTTTGACGAAATCCTCTCGATTCGTTCTCGGATGCAACAGTTGGAACAATTGATGGCAACAGCACCATCCGACCTCGAGGCATTACTCGTCCGATATGCGGACGTGACGAATGCATTCGAACAAAAAGATGGGTATCTACTCGATTCGAAGATTGAGCGCATGGTGAACGGTTTACATCTCCGTCCTTTACTTACTCGCCCCTTCCATCAGTTAAGCGGCGGTGAGCAGACGAAGATTTGTCTCGGTCGTATGTTGCTGATGGAACCGAGTCTCCTCATTCTTGACGAACCCACGAACCATCTTGATTTAGCTGCCGTTGAATGGCTCGAGCAATTTTTACGCGATTATACCGGAACCGTCCTACTCGTCTCTCACGACCGAGTGTTCTTAGATGCTGTCGTTACCTCAATCGTTGAACTTGAGGATGGTGAATTGACATCTTACACGGGCAATTACAGTGCGTTCGTTGTCGAGAGAGAACGTCGTCTGCTCGAACAGTTCCATGCTTATCAAGAGCAGCAGAAAAAAATCAAGAAGATGAAAGAAGCGATTCGTCGACTTAGACAATGGGCGAACGAAGCGTCTCCACCGAGTGAAAAATTATTCCGTAAAGCAAAATCGATGGAGCGGGCGCTCGAGCGAATCGAACGGATTAAACGACCGCAACTCGAAGCTAAAACCGCTGACGTCTCCTTCACTTCTACCGATCACACGAGCCAAGTCGTCTTTCGTGCTGAAGCACTGTCTTTTGCTTACAAGACGCGACAACTTTTTGATGCGATTTCGTTTGAAATCATGGCCCAGGATCGAATTGCGATCGTTGGAACGAACGGAAGCGGAAAGTCGACATTACTATCACTACTACTTGACGAATTATCACCGGACGCGGGCACACTCACGCGTGGACCATCAAATCATGTCGGTTACTTGTCTCAACACGCCCATTTCGAAGAGGACGCTCGATTGATTGACTGGTTCAGGCAACGGATTGCCATCCCGGAAGCGGAAGCCCGCCATATTCTTGCTCGGTTTTTGTTCTTTGGACCGACTGTCTTCCGGTCTATTTTTTCACTGAGCGGCGGCGAACGTGTGCGATTGCAACTCGCCGTCCTCGTTCATTCGTCGATCAACGTATTGATTCTTGATGAGCCAACGAATCATTTGGATATTGAATCAAGAGAGACACTTGAAGAAGCACTCGAGAATTTTTCTGGAACACTGATTGCTGTCTCGCACGATCGCTATTTCTTGAATCGTCTTTTTCCGCAGATCCTTTGGCTTGAAAATGGTCTGACGCGTTATCACGGTACGTATACGTATGCCCAACAGAAGCGTACTGAGTTCGCTGCGTCTTCCCCACTCCACGTAACCCCACAAAAACCAAAACGCTTGGCACAACATGAGTTAGAAGTACAGATCGAGCGACTTGAACGAAAACTAGCCAAACGTGAGTGCTTGACTGACATGGTCTCTAAGACCATTCAAGAGAAACTCGATGACCTTTACGAACAATTGTTACAATATGGATAA
- a CDS encoding DUF1002 domain-containing protein — MHTPTKIMASAIIASALLLPTAASAEQVVDKTIVTLGESLGAKDKAWVLSRLNAPEGITPIIATSADEEKYLGKNIPQSQKGGNMYSSAKIELTEKGDGLSVSTENITWVTKDMYLNALVTAGVKDADITITSPYKVTGTSALTGIMKAYDQTSAETGIKLSDERKDLAQQELSVTSDVGKTVGTDKVADLMNEIKAEIANQKPETKVEIENLIVQVIQNNNIQLSDAQMDRLTNLFNQMEQANINWGQIESGLKNAGQDIHAFATSEETKGFFAKLFDGLSDFFSSIAGVFK; from the coding sequence ATGCATACACCAACAAAAATCATGGCGTCAGCCATCATCGCTTCTGCTTTATTACTCCCGACAGCCGCATCCGCCGAACAAGTCGTCGATAAGACGATCGTCACACTCGGGGAGTCGCTCGGCGCAAAAGATAAGGCTTGGGTCCTTTCACGTCTCAATGCACCGGAGGGCATCACGCCGATTATCGCAACCTCTGCCGACGAAGAAAAATACCTCGGGAAAAACATTCCACAGTCGCAAAAAGGTGGCAACATGTATTCGTCGGCTAAGATTGAACTGACGGAAAAAGGCGATGGACTTTCCGTCTCGACGGAGAACATCACGTGGGTGACGAAGGATATGTATCTCAACGCTCTCGTCACAGCAGGTGTCAAAGATGCCGACATCACGATCACTTCTCCCTACAAGGTGACCGGGACATCGGCCCTGACAGGAATCATGAAAGCCTATGATCAAACTTCTGCTGAGACTGGAATCAAGCTGAGTGACGAACGCAAGGATTTAGCACAGCAAGAATTATCGGTCACATCTGACGTCGGGAAGACCGTTGGAACGGATAAAGTCGCTGACTTGATGAATGAGATCAAGGCTGAGATTGCAAATCAAAAACCGGAAACTAAAGTCGAGATTGAAAATCTGATCGTCCAAGTCATTCAAAACAACAACATCCAATTATCTGATGCACAGATGGATCGATTGACGAACTTGTTCAATCAAATGGAGCAAGCGAACATCAACTGGGGACAAATTGAGAGCGGCTTGAAAAATGCCGGTCAAGACATCCATGCGTTTGCAACGTCTGAGGAGACGAAAGGATTCTTCGCTAAATTATTTGATGGTCTGAGTGACTTCTTTAGCTCGATTGCTGGGGTATTCAAATAA
- the tenA gene encoding thiaminase II, translating into MTFTQEIKQAAQAYWESSFTHPFVQGIGEGTLPLSKFRHYVMQDAYYLKHFAKIQAKAASKADDFATIATLAEHATSTYGAELSLHQSFFEPLGITKADLEAFEPAPTAYAYVSHMHHASEGTLGETIAAILPCYWLYYEVGQQLLTCTPEEKIYQQWIDTYSSEWFEKVVFEQIARLDALAEQASPTERERMKRHFVTSCYYELLFWHMGWTEETFTSVYETIPARTVSS; encoded by the coding sequence ATGACATTCACACAAGAAATCAAACAAGCAGCACAAGCGTATTGGGAGAGTAGTTTTACGCACCCGTTCGTGCAAGGAATCGGGGAAGGGACATTACCACTCTCGAAATTTCGGCATTACGTGATGCAGGACGCTTACTACTTAAAACACTTTGCGAAGATTCAAGCGAAGGCAGCGTCAAAAGCAGACGACTTTGCGACAATCGCAACGCTTGCCGAGCATGCGACTTCGACATATGGGGCAGAACTGAGTCTACATCAATCGTTTTTTGAACCGCTTGGTATTACAAAAGCAGACCTTGAAGCATTCGAACCAGCACCAACAGCATATGCCTATGTGTCGCATATGCATCATGCGAGCGAGGGGACACTCGGTGAGACAATTGCTGCCATCTTGCCATGTTACTGGTTGTATTATGAAGTCGGTCAACAATTACTGACATGTACGCCAGAAGAAAAAATCTATCAGCAATGGATCGACACGTATAGTTCGGAGTGGTTCGAAAAGGTCGTCTTTGAACAGATTGCACGGCTCGATGCTTTGGCTGAACAAGCCAGTCCTACAGAACGCGAACGGATGAAACGTCATTTCGTGACGAGCTGTTATTATGAGTTGCTGTTTTGGCATATGGGATGGACAGAAGAAACATTCACGTCGGTGTACGAGACGATTCCGGCGCGAACAGTATCTTCCTAA
- a CDS encoding glycoside hydrolase family 3 protein: MKKIGQFTLTAGLAAALVSSSLPVMAATESSTERISQKIDAMTLEQKIGQMIMPDFRQWNGSNHTSLAPEVANIIDRYDLGGVILFAENVSETEQTTKLVHDLQEVVKQDVSNDIPLFVTIDQEGGIVTRLGTGTNLPGNMALGATRSSTYANDAGHIIGSELHALGINVNFGPDLDVNSNPSNPVIGVRSFSSDPALVGTLGSALMKGIQSEGVAATAKHFPGHGDTATDSHYGLPIVDRSLQELEQVELVPFKRAIAEDIDMIMTGHIGMPQIESEVVTSKNGTFPLPATLSDDVITGVLRKKLGYDGIVITDALNMQAIADNFTESEAVLKTFEAGVDIALMPTILRSEQDVTKLDRIFKDVIEAVKNGRLSEKRINQSVERILTLKAERGIWNGTTDTTSLADKLAQAKQIVGSPDHKAKERAMTEASVTLVKNDQRTLPFKPKKNANVLVIAPAADQTDSMKKTIASLPKNRNWHVTTANYSATTLPLDQNPTLRAQLDAADYIIVGSNVNTSAKLLSTAPEQAIPASIFRYANQTDTPSVLLSLRNPYDVAVQPDAPAHVLVYGFKGDPNGPDSEAGNLKSAGPNLPAGIRAIFGTFKPQGTLPVDVPVFKNGAFTNQLHLEFGDGFKNWKK, encoded by the coding sequence ATGAAAAAAATCGGTCAGTTCACGTTAACAGCCGGACTTGCAGCAGCACTTGTCTCAAGTAGTTTGCCTGTCATGGCAGCAACAGAATCATCAACAGAGCGGATCAGTCAAAAGATTGACGCGATGACGCTCGAACAAAAAATCGGACAGATGATCATGCCGGACTTCCGGCAGTGGAATGGAAGCAATCATACATCCCTTGCCCCAGAAGTCGCAAACATCATTGACCGCTATGATTTAGGCGGCGTCATCTTGTTTGCTGAAAATGTTAGTGAAACTGAACAGACGACGAAACTCGTCCACGATCTGCAAGAAGTCGTCAAGCAGGACGTTAGCAATGATATTCCGCTCTTCGTCACGATCGACCAAGAAGGTGGAATCGTTACTCGGCTGGGGACAGGGACGAACTTACCTGGCAACATGGCGTTAGGTGCAACCCGCAGTAGCACATATGCCAATGATGCGGGTCATATCATCGGTTCCGAACTGCATGCGCTTGGCATCAATGTCAACTTCGGTCCAGATCTTGACGTCAACAGCAACCCTTCAAATCCGGTCATTGGTGTCCGTTCGTTCTCAAGTGACCCCGCACTCGTCGGCACACTCGGTTCCGCTTTAATGAAGGGAATTCAGTCTGAAGGCGTCGCAGCGACTGCCAAACACTTCCCGGGTCACGGCGATACGGCGACTGATTCCCACTATGGCTTACCGATCGTTGATCGCTCCCTTCAAGAGCTAGAACAAGTCGAACTCGTTCCCTTCAAGCGAGCGATCGCTGAAGACATCGATATGATTATGACCGGACACATCGGAATGCCACAAATCGAATCTGAAGTCGTCACCTCGAAAAACGGTACCTTCCCTTTACCTGCGACGTTATCGGATGACGTCATCACGGGTGTACTTCGTAAAAAACTTGGCTACGATGGCATCGTCATCACGGACGCGCTGAACATGCAGGCGATCGCTGATAACTTTACGGAATCAGAAGCCGTTCTGAAGACGTTTGAAGCTGGTGTCGACATTGCGCTCATGCCGACGATCCTCCGTTCCGAGCAGGATGTCACAAAACTCGACCGGATTTTCAAAGACGTGATTGAGGCAGTCAAAAATGGTCGTCTATCAGAGAAACGAATCAATCAATCAGTCGAGCGGATCCTAACGCTGAAAGCAGAACGCGGAATCTGGAACGGTACGACGGATACGACATCGTTAGCCGATAAACTCGCGCAAGCAAAACAAATCGTCGGTAGTCCCGACCATAAAGCAAAAGAACGCGCGATGACAGAAGCATCCGTCACACTCGTGAAAAATGATCAACGGACGTTACCATTCAAACCGAAAAAGAATGCAAACGTACTGGTGATCGCTCCTGCGGCGGATCAAACGGACAGCATGAAAAAGACGATCGCTTCACTACCGAAGAATCGGAACTGGCACGTGACGACAGCGAATTATTCGGCTACTACGCTTCCACTTGACCAAAACCCGACACTACGGGCGCAACTCGATGCAGCGGACTATATCATTGTCGGCTCAAACGTCAATACGAGTGCTAAACTGCTATCAACCGCACCAGAACAAGCGATTCCGGCTTCAATCTTCCGCTATGCGAACCAAACAGACACCCCCTCCGTCTTACTTAGCCTCCGTAATCCATACGATGTCGCCGTTCAACCGGACGCACCGGCGCACGTCCTCGTCTATGGCTTCAAAGGGGATCCGAACGGACCAGACTCCGAAGCTGGTAATCTGAAATCTGCAGGACCTAACCTGCCTGCTGGTATCCGTGCGATTTTCGGAACGTTTAAGCCGCAAGGCACCTTACCAGTCGATGTACCGGTCTTTAAGAACGGTGCCTTTACCAATCAACTGCATCTCGAATTCGGTGACGGCTTTAAAAACTGGAAAAAATGA
- a CDS encoding sporulation protein, translating to MFKKILSQIGIGAATVDTRLTDDRCEPGGQINGVVHIKGGNVDQEIDRIYLEFNTQYKQEVNDSTTFTTFTLDRFALNEAKFTIEAGVEREIPFTLRVPLNTPLSVSQSKSWIETGLDIVQAVDPSDRDAVIVEANRYQTTVLNAMESLGFRLKKADTEKLPGRFRKDLPIAQELEYSARNTHYAHKLDEIEIIMLQDSSGIDLIVQVDRRAHSLGSLFSEMAGADESMIKLRLSNNELQDQSFVERQLTNIVERYS from the coding sequence ATGTTTAAAAAAATTCTCTCACAAATCGGAATCGGTGCTGCAACGGTCGATACACGCTTAACGGACGACCGGTGCGAACCAGGTGGTCAAATTAACGGCGTCGTCCACATCAAAGGCGGAAACGTCGATCAAGAGATTGACCGGATTTACCTTGAATTTAACACGCAGTACAAACAAGAAGTAAATGATAGTACAACATTTACGACGTTTACGCTTGATCGATTTGCCCTTAACGAAGCGAAATTCACGATCGAAGCTGGTGTCGAACGCGAAATTCCTTTTACATTACGTGTTCCGCTGAATACGCCACTCTCCGTCAGCCAATCGAAATCGTGGATCGAGACAGGTCTCGACATCGTACAAGCCGTTGATCCGTCAGACCGCGACGCTGTCATCGTCGAAGCGAACCGTTACCAAACGACGGTCTTAAATGCGATGGAGTCACTTGGCTTCCGATTGAAGAAAGCCGACACGGAAAAATTACCTGGACGGTTCCGCAAAGATTTACCGATTGCTCAGGAACTTGAATATTCAGCACGCAATACACACTATGCCCATAAACTCGATGAGATCGAGATCATCATGCTTCAAGACAGCTCAGGGATTGATTTAATCGTCCAAGTTGACCGTCGTGCGCACAGTCTCGGTTCATTGTTCAGTGAAATGGCTGGAGCGGATGAGTCGATGATTAAACTCCGCCTGTCGAATAATGAACTGCAGGATCAGTCATTTGTCGAACGCCAGCTGACAAACATCGTAGAGCGCTATAGCTGA
- a CDS encoding class I SAM-dependent methyltransferase, whose product MELHELKASLASQITQGALIHATMSNPRQKSNDLRRIKVKPILLRDTVLMQVEFQFERVMKHENILIDDFIGRLDDWFAEFRQFLFRFEEEEWQFQLSKKMKVAIKTSKKEPMKALLSHDRKKTYLLEDGVPVPFLIRLGVMTEAGQVKKQKYDKFKQINRFLEFVEDSIAALPKGKKLRILDFGCGKSYLTFALYHYLKVVKGFDLEVTGLDLKKEVIEECTQIARDLDYTDLTFRVGDVHDYTGETEVDLMVTLHACDVATDVALARAVDWNASVILSVPCCQKELNRQLDCSPLDVMLQHGLIKEKFASLATDSLRAELLTLVGYEAQLLEFIDLEHTPKNVLIRAYKQNKRPMEEKIDRYIAFRDLLHARPFLENELSDRLGQISPKLVQ is encoded by the coding sequence GTGGAACTACATGAATTAAAAGCGAGCCTTGCCTCGCAAATCACGCAAGGAGCACTGATCCATGCGACGATGAGTAATCCGCGTCAAAAATCAAATGATCTCCGACGAATCAAGGTAAAACCGATTCTATTAAGAGATACGGTGCTGATGCAGGTTGAGTTTCAATTTGAACGCGTTATGAAGCATGAAAATATTTTAATTGACGATTTCATCGGTCGACTCGATGATTGGTTTGCAGAATTCCGACAATTCCTCTTCCGTTTTGAAGAAGAAGAGTGGCAATTCCAGCTCTCCAAAAAAATGAAGGTCGCGATCAAGACGTCCAAAAAAGAGCCGATGAAAGCTCTCTTGTCGCACGACCGAAAAAAAACCTATCTATTAGAAGATGGTGTACCGGTTCCATTTTTGATCCGCCTGGGCGTCATGACGGAAGCGGGGCAGGTCAAAAAGCAGAAGTACGATAAGTTTAAACAAATCAATCGGTTCCTTGAATTCGTCGAGGACAGCATCGCTGCCTTGCCGAAAGGAAAAAAACTTCGGATTCTAGACTTCGGATGTGGGAAGTCGTATTTGACGTTCGCCCTCTATCATTATTTAAAAGTCGTCAAAGGGTTCGACCTTGAAGTCACAGGTCTTGATTTAAAAAAGGAAGTCATCGAGGAATGTACGCAAATTGCGCGAGATCTTGATTATACCGATCTGACCTTCCGTGTCGGAGACGTTCACGATTACACGGGTGAGACAGAAGTCGACTTGATGGTGACGCTTCACGCCTGTGATGTCGCGACAGACGTTGCTCTCGCGCGAGCTGTCGACTGGAATGCATCGGTCATTCTGAGCGTACCGTGCTGCCAAAAGGAATTGAACCGTCAACTCGATTGTTCTCCACTTGACGTCATGTTGCAACATGGATTGATCAAAGAAAAATTTGCATCACTTGCTACGGATTCGTTACGAGCGGAATTACTGACACTTGTCGGTTATGAAGCACAATTACTCGAATTCATCGATCTTGAGCATACACCGAAAAACGTCTTGATTCGGGCATACAAACAAAACAAACGACCAATGGAAGAGAAAATCGACCGTTACATCGCTTTCCGTGATTTGTTACACGCGCGACCGTTTTTAGAAAATGAATTGAGCGACAGACTTGGACAGATTTCACCGAAACTCGTACAATAA
- a CDS encoding BrxA/BrxB family bacilliredoxin, with protein sequence MDFQMYFEDVVQTARKEANAAGFEELTTPESVDEAMKREGLTLVLVNSVCGCAGGIARPAAAYVNRKEGIKPDHFVTVFAGQDREATDRAREYFEGYPPSSPSFALMQDGNILSMVERFDIESFTAEEVVEKLESLIEIYA encoded by the coding sequence ATGGATTTCCAAATGTATTTTGAAGATGTCGTCCAAACAGCCCGCAAAGAAGCAAACGCTGCTGGATTTGAAGAATTAACGACGCCAGAGAGCGTTGATGAAGCAATGAAACGCGAAGGATTAACACTTGTTCTTGTCAACTCAGTGTGTGGATGTGCTGGCGGGATCGCCCGTCCTGCTGCAGCGTACGTCAACCGGAAAGAGGGCATTAAGCCTGATCATTTCGTTACAGTATTTGCTGGACAAGATCGCGAAGCAACAGACCGAGCACGAGAGTACTTCGAAGGATATCCACCTTCATCTCCATCATTCGCATTAATGCAAGATGGAAACATCCTCTCGATGGTCGAGCGGTTCGATATCGAGTCATTCACGGCAGAAGAAGTCGTCGAGAAACTCGAATCATTGATTGAAATTTACGCATAA